Part of the Archaeoglobus neptunius genome, TCCGATAAAAACCGTGGGTTTTTCATTATCCGGTATGCCTTCAACCCTTCTGGTCAGATCGCTGTATGCTGATTCCACGAAATTTATTATCTCCTCGGCCCTTTTCTCCTTCCCGAGAATCTTACCGGCCAGTCTCAGTGAGTCGTATATTTCTTTGGCCCTAAAGTTTCCAAGCTCCCCGTAGCTCAAAACCACAACCGGAATTCCTGTCTGTTCCTGCAGAGAGTTTGCAGCACTCGCATCCATGTAGCATGCAAAGATTACATCCGGTTTAACCGCAACTATCGCTTCCGGGTTGGGTGTTGGACTCGGCCCACCCTTGCCCACGACTGGCAGTTCAGCAAATTCCGGATGCGCCATTCTGTACGGTCTTCCCATGGGAGACCACATGGTTTCCGAATCCTCCACACCCACAACCATATCGGAGGCGTTGAGGTAGACTATCAGCCTCAATGCACCAGGACCTAACGCAACCACCCTCTCAACTTTCTTTGGTACCTCCACCTCTCTCCCTAACAGATCCACCACTTTAACCGTTTCAGCTTTTGTTTCGGACTTTTGAGCGCATCCCGCTACCAGAGATGCAAGAACGAGAAGAACGAGAAGAAATGCAATTTTCCTCATTCTCTCACCCCCAGAATCATGTCAA contains:
- a CDS encoding iron ABC transporter substrate-binding protein translates to MRKIAFLLVLLVLASLVAGCAQKSETKAETVKVVDLLGREVEVPKKVERVVALGPGALRLIVYLNASDMVVGVEDSETMWSPMGRPYRMAHPEFAELPVVGKGGPSPTPNPEAIVAVKPDVIFACYMDASAANSLQEQTGIPVVVLSYGELGNFRAKEIYDSLRLAGKILGKEKRAEEIINFVESAYSDLTRRVEGIPDNEKPTVFIGALGFKGGHGIESTQCNFPPFMAVKARNVACEAKRSGAFFIDKEQLLEWNPDIIFIDESNLHLVITDYKKNADVYRSLKAFKNGKIYGILPFNYYTTNIETAIADAYYIGKVLYPDRFADLDPAKKADEIFEFFVGKKLYAEMEKYYGGFVNISGKFV